A single window of candidate division KSB1 bacterium DNA harbors:
- a CDS encoding YjbQ family protein, protein MLKEFSIRTNQQVEFVKLTGQVQKLLDESGVQEGICHVYVPHTTAGITINEGADPDVIRDMTMELNKIVPLEDGYRHAEGNSAAHIKASMMGSSVAVIIESGKLVLGTWQAIFFCEFDGPRTRRV, encoded by the coding sequence ATGCTTAAAGAATTCTCCATCCGCACCAACCAGCAAGTCGAGTTTGTGAAACTCACCGGCCAGGTTCAGAAGCTCCTGGATGAAAGCGGCGTTCAAGAAGGAATTTGCCACGTCTATGTGCCACACACTACCGCAGGGATTACCATCAACGAAGGCGCCGACCCGGATGTCATTCGAGATATGACCATGGAACTAAATAAAATCGTGCCGCTTGAAGACGGCTACCGCCACGCGGAAGGAAATTCGGCAGCGCATATCAAAGCCAGCATGATGGGTTCGTCAGTAGCAGTCATCATTGAAAGTGGCAAGCTTGTTTTGGGAACCTGGCAAGCAATTTTCTTTTGTGAATTCGACGGCCCGAGAACCCGACGGGTTTAG